One stretch of Candidatus Anaeroferrophillus wilburensis DNA includes these proteins:
- a CDS encoding mechanosensitive ion channel, translating to MKKSFFRIVVFLLILIHGQALAQLPVVSKAVETRLYKGAAEEIAQFIGERQAESQQIAAVIEESLKQNQDEKEKAQLAGALEFFQGLSSQFVRLESELGRTFEPAIRPTAIGAPPYGLEELEGRIALLRSIEQQLAEQQTKNTLVQEKLTNLETDLKGLLADYGVLQKSTELKPVAFEKLGQIYSLQVEYALQERRGSMRQQSIDYYSKADLQVAGQVKNIFENLQLDQKDVERTAEAKKAAIHREEAEVIALNQESRGIEKNITTDEVRFDNLTTRISSAMLEPSAKKLLATEKERLAAVIETYQLKLRVIGQEKLNLKIQVLVAEFSCDWVASYAGAPGAKRISVLLGDLARRLDDLEGLKNSQQRNLSQAQVERSALIQKMAVISRESDPAGGQLSTALDVLNRQLMKADELIGVLSLKISENNNAVRELAEEIRHISGLLRARAGFYERVQLWCERYLASVWGQLKDVVYYPLFTFGGASVTLVAIFKLLFLLFVGFAALRLARRKITVLLSGKTGLSFGAINSITTLGYYSALVLMVLVVLSTSGVDLSQLSIILGALGVGIGFGLQTIANNFISGLVLLSERSIKAGDFVELETGLTGEVQNVAIRATIIRTFDGNEIIVPNSELVSSRVNTWTFSDDWRRIVVPFGVSYGSDPDEVARLATEAARAVENTVEDAAHPVLVRFEGFGDSSLDFSLLAWCRMNTLKIRAGLLSDYYFVLFRKFKEAGIEIPFPQRDLHLRSISPAAAKIMRYEKGVSE from the coding sequence ATGAAAAAAAGTTTTTTCAGGATCGTTGTCTTCCTGTTGATCCTCATCCATGGCCAGGCCCTTGCCCAGCTTCCCGTTGTGTCGAAAGCTGTTGAAACGAGGTTGTATAAGGGCGCTGCCGAAGAGATCGCCCAGTTCATTGGGGAGCGGCAGGCAGAAAGCCAGCAGATTGCTGCCGTTATCGAAGAAAGCCTCAAGCAAAACCAGGATGAGAAGGAAAAAGCTCAGCTAGCCGGTGCCTTGGAGTTTTTTCAGGGACTTTCCTCCCAGTTTGTCAGATTGGAATCTGAGCTGGGCAGAACCTTTGAGCCTGCCATTCGGCCAACCGCCATAGGTGCGCCGCCCTATGGTCTCGAGGAGCTGGAAGGCCGGATAGCACTCTTGCGCAGCATTGAACAGCAGCTGGCTGAGCAGCAGACGAAAAACACTTTGGTGCAGGAGAAACTAACCAACCTGGAAACTGATCTTAAGGGGCTGCTTGCTGATTACGGCGTGCTGCAGAAATCAACGGAACTGAAGCCGGTTGCTTTCGAGAAGCTGGGGCAGATATACAGCCTGCAGGTTGAGTACGCTTTGCAGGAGCGACGCGGCTCTATGAGACAGCAGAGCATTGATTATTATAGTAAAGCTGATCTTCAGGTAGCCGGCCAGGTCAAAAATATTTTCGAAAATCTCCAGTTGGATCAAAAAGATGTGGAGCGGACTGCGGAGGCCAAAAAGGCGGCAATCCACCGGGAAGAAGCAGAAGTCATAGCGCTGAATCAGGAATCCAGGGGTATAGAAAAAAACATTACCACGGATGAGGTCCGGTTTGATAACCTGACTACCAGGATTTCCTCAGCCATGCTTGAGCCGTCGGCAAAAAAACTGCTGGCGACCGAAAAGGAGCGCCTGGCAGCCGTCATTGAAACCTACCAGCTTAAGCTGCGGGTGATCGGGCAGGAAAAGTTGAACCTTAAAATCCAGGTGCTGGTTGCGGAATTCAGTTGTGACTGGGTTGCCAGTTATGCCGGGGCGCCGGGAGCGAAAAGAATTTCGGTTCTTTTGGGGGATCTGGCCCGCCGACTTGATGACCTTGAGGGGCTGAAAAATTCCCAGCAACGGAATCTGTCCCAGGCGCAAGTTGAAAGGTCAGCCTTGATCCAAAAAATGGCGGTGATTTCACGGGAGAGTGATCCTGCTGGGGGGCAATTATCCACAGCACTCGACGTTCTCAATCGGCAGTTGATGAAGGCCGATGAGCTCATAGGTGTCTTGAGCTTGAAGATTTCGGAAAACAACAATGCCGTCAGGGAGCTTGCAGAGGAAATTCGTCATATATCCGGACTCCTAAGGGCCAGAGCCGGTTTCTATGAGCGTGTTCAGCTGTGGTGTGAAAGGTATCTGGCCAGCGTCTGGGGGCAACTGAAGGACGTCGTCTATTATCCCCTTTTCACCTTTGGTGGTGCTTCCGTCACCTTAGTTGCCATCTTTAAGCTGCTTTTTCTGCTCTTTGTCGGCTTTGCCGCCTTACGGCTGGCACGCAGGAAAATAACGGTTCTTTTAAGTGGCAAGACCGGTTTGTCATTCGGGGCGATAAACTCCATCACGACGCTTGGCTACTATTCGGCCCTTGTGCTGATGGTGCTGGTTGTCTTGTCGACCTCCGGGGTCGATTTAAGTCAGCTCAGCATTATTCTCGGGGCCTTGGGTGTTGGTATCGGTTTTGGGCTGCAGACGATTGCCAATAATTTTATCAGCGGGCTGGTGCTGCTGTCCGAACGATCCATTAAGGCGGGTGATTTTGTCGAGTTGGAAACCGGGTTGACCGGTGAGGTGCAGAATGTTGCCATCCGGGCGACAATCATCAGGACTTTTGATGGCAACGAAATTATTGTTCCCAATTCAGAGCTGGTATCCAGTCGGGTGAACACCTGGACGTTCAGTGATGACTGGCGGCGGATTGTTGTGCCTTTTGGAGTGTCCTATGGTTCTGATCCCGATGAAGTCGCCCGGCTGGCAACCGAGGCTGCGCGAGCGGTGGAGAATACGGTTGAAGATGCGGCTCATCCGGTCCTGGTTCGCTTTGAAGGTTTCGGTGACAGCAGCCTGGATTTTTCCCTGCTGGCCTGGTGCCGCATGAACACCCTGAAAATCCGTGCCGGATTGTTGAGTGACTATTATTTTGTTCTTTTCAGGAAATTTAAAGAAGCGGGGATTGAAATCCCCTTCCCCCAGCGGGACCTCCATCTGCGTTCCATATCGCCAGCGGCAGCGAAGATAATGAGGTATGAAAAGGGGGTGTCTGAATAA
- a CDS encoding MipA/OmpV family protein, with protein MKHSNHVMTILFVVLVLCMTATAVNAEEKPAVSLDAEVLAVSKYIWRGLEVNEEFVLQPSLTAGYGGFSFNIWGNMDLTSFGEDECVYTSGCDDRSGQFTEIDLTMDYTHSWDAFTLGVGIIAYEFPNWEASEDTHEFYVSGAVDTLLQPSLTIYYDFDEVEGLYASFGIGHSFAINEKLALDLSASVGYADGDYNEAYFGVDDSGFVDLSVGVSLAIPVGDMVTITPMLSYTSLINSDLRDAVEAGECCNNEDNFYGGIAIAVSF; from the coding sequence ATGAAACATTCAAACCACGTGATGACCATCCTCTTCGTAGTACTCGTTTTATGCATGACTGCCACGGCGGTCAACGCTGAGGAAAAACCAGCTGTTTCCCTGGACGCGGAAGTCCTTGCCGTCAGCAAATACATCTGGCGGGGACTGGAAGTCAATGAGGAGTTTGTGCTGCAGCCTTCCCTGACCGCCGGCTACGGCGGCTTTTCCTTCAATATCTGGGGAAACATGGATCTGACCAGCTTTGGTGAAGATGAATGCGTCTATACCTCTGGCTGTGATGATCGGTCCGGGCAGTTCACTGAAATTGATCTGACGATGGATTACACCCATTCATGGGATGCCTTCACCCTGGGCGTCGGGATTATTGCCTATGAGTTCCCCAACTGGGAAGCATCAGAGGATACCCATGAGTTCTATGTTTCAGGAGCAGTGGACACCCTGCTCCAGCCATCGCTGACCATCTATTATGATTTTGACGAAGTTGAGGGCCTCTATGCCAGCTTCGGCATCGGCCACAGCTTTGCCATCAACGAGAAACTGGCCCTGGATCTTTCCGCGTCAGTTGGCTACGCTGACGGCGACTACAACGAAGCTTATTTCGGGGTTGATGACAGTGGCTTTGTCGATCTCAGCGTTGGCGTTTCCCTGGCCATCCCGGTAGGCGACATGGTGACCATTACCCCCATGCTCAGCTACACCAGTCTCATCAACAGCGATCTGCGCGATGCGGTCGAAGCAGGTGAGTGCTGCAACAACGAAGACAATTTCTATGGCGGCATCGCCATTGCCGTATCATTCTAA
- a CDS encoding ammonium transporter — MKKHLSILPLLAALLCLGAAAGSVAMAEEATEAAMTVTQAVEAAGNAQTAVNFVWICMAAFLVFFMQAGFAMVEAGFTRAKNVCNIIMKNLLDFSVGSIAFFILGFGIMFGSDVGGFLGSDQFLLSGTNPATPDGMWNYAFWLFQCVFAATAATIVSGAMAERTKFVAYLIYSAFICLFIYPISGHWIWGGGWLSAMKTPMVDFAGSSVVHSVGGWLGLAGALMLGPREGKYTAEGRSKAIPGHNILAGALGVFILWFGWFGFNPGSTTEANSSIGLIAVTTNLAAASGVITAMITAWFRFGKPDVTMSLNGALAGLVAITAGCANVSPGSAIIIGALAGIVVVVSVEFIDKVLKIDDPVGAISVHGVCGAFGTICVGIFANKEFGGVSGLLDGGGTALLVSQLIGVAAIFAWSFILGLILFAAIKATVGLRVSRTEELRGLDIEEHGNEAYYGFQIYTTE, encoded by the coding sequence ATGAAAAAGCACCTATCCATCCTACCCTTATTGGCAGCATTACTTTGCCTGGGTGCTGCGGCAGGCAGCGTTGCCATGGCTGAAGAGGCGACCGAAGCTGCGATGACCGTCACCCAGGCAGTTGAAGCCGCAGGCAACGCCCAGACAGCGGTCAATTTCGTCTGGATCTGCATGGCAGCATTCCTGGTCTTTTTCATGCAGGCTGGCTTTGCCATGGTGGAGGCCGGTTTTACCAGAGCAAAAAACGTCTGCAATATCATCATGAAAAACCTGTTGGACTTCAGTGTCGGTTCCATTGCTTTTTTCATCCTTGGCTTCGGCATCATGTTCGGCAGCGACGTGGGCGGCTTCCTCGGCAGCGACCAGTTTTTACTCAGCGGCACAAACCCGGCAACCCCTGATGGCATGTGGAACTATGCCTTCTGGCTTTTCCAGTGCGTTTTTGCCGCCACCGCAGCCACCATTGTCTCCGGCGCCATGGCCGAGCGAACCAAGTTTGTCGCCTATCTGATCTACAGTGCCTTCATCTGTCTGTTTATCTACCCCATCTCCGGCCACTGGATCTGGGGCGGCGGCTGGCTCTCGGCAATGAAAACCCCGATGGTTGACTTTGCCGGTTCCTCGGTCGTCCACTCGGTTGGCGGCTGGTTGGGACTCGCCGGCGCCCTCATGCTTGGTCCCCGTGAAGGCAAGTACACGGCTGAAGGCAGATCCAAAGCCATCCCTGGCCACAACATTCTTGCCGGAGCTTTAGGGGTTTTCATTCTCTGGTTTGGCTGGTTCGGCTTCAACCCCGGCAGCACTACCGAGGCAAACAGCAGCATTGGTCTGATTGCGGTAACCACCAATCTGGCAGCTGCCAGCGGCGTCATCACTGCCATGATTACCGCCTGGTTCAGATTCGGCAAACCGGATGTCACCATGTCGTTGAATGGCGCCCTGGCCGGTCTGGTGGCAATCACCGCCGGCTGCGCCAATGTCTCGCCCGGCAGCGCCATCATCATCGGCGCCCTGGCCGGCATCGTGGTGGTCGTATCAGTGGAATTCATTGACAAGGTATTGAAAATCGATGATCCGGTGGGGGCGATCAGCGTCCACGGCGTCTGCGGTGCGTTTGGGACCATCTGCGTCGGCATCTTTGCCAATAAAGAATTTGGCGGCGTCTCCGGCCTTCTGGATGGCGGCGGCACAGCCCTGCTGGTTTCTCAGCTCATTGGCGTTGCGGCAATCTTTGCCTGGAGTTTCATCCTCGGCCTGATTCTTTTCGCAGCCATTAAGGCTACCGTTGGCCTCCGGGTATCCCGAACCGAAGAGCTCCGCGGCCTCGACATTGAGGAACATGGCAACGAAGCCTACTACGGCTTCCAGATCTACACCACGGAATGA
- a CDS encoding sigma 54-interacting transcriptional regulator yields the protein MIEELPPTYFRAIEKISRLLTEKEEFRATMYNILVRLARQTGMKRGMISLYRRDLEEIHVDITYGIPERSSPIFYRLGEGITGQVVATGRPVAIPRLDREPLFLDRSGARKEIDRSTLAFICVPIKYAGETVGALSVDRAAKGGDLKTEVAFLEIIANMLAPRVHARRMKEENVKLREAIDRHGPLGTIVGNAKSMRIVAEQIVQVADSQATVLITGETGTGKGLLAEEIHYRSPRRDQPLVRLNCGAIPENLVESELFGHQKGAFTGAVEQRIGKFEMAQKGTIFLDEIGELPLASQVKLLRVLEEREFERVGGGRTIKTDARIIAATNRDLEQEVAVGRFRSDLYYRLSVFPIHLPPLRERGADIILLADYFVQRLGEKLGKNITRIDSSALDLLISYHWPGNVRELQNCLERAALLATDGIIYGYLLPPSLQAGSGGEHVADAGDTFQAMVRAYETTLIIESLKKSKGNQTKAAKILGTSKRVIQYKIQQYGIDYRKYRGVNV from the coding sequence ATGATTGAGGAACTGCCACCGACCTATTTTCGTGCCATTGAGAAAATCAGCCGTCTGCTGACCGAGAAGGAAGAGTTTCGGGCCACCATGTATAATATACTGGTGCGTCTGGCCCGGCAGACAGGGATGAAAAGGGGGATGATCTCCCTCTATCGCCGTGATCTCGAAGAGATTCATGTGGATATTACCTATGGCATTCCGGAGCGGAGCTCACCCATTTTCTATCGCCTCGGGGAAGGGATAACCGGGCAGGTGGTGGCCACCGGCCGACCGGTTGCCATCCCCCGGCTTGATCGTGAACCGTTGTTTCTCGATCGATCAGGTGCCCGCAAGGAAATTGACCGGTCAACTCTGGCCTTTATCTGTGTACCCATCAAATACGCCGGTGAAACGGTGGGAGCCCTATCGGTTGACCGGGCGGCCAAGGGCGGCGATTTAAAAACCGAAGTTGCCTTTCTGGAAATTATTGCCAATATGTTGGCGCCGCGTGTCCATGCCCGGCGGATGAAGGAAGAGAATGTCAAGCTGCGGGAAGCTATTGATCGTCACGGGCCGCTGGGAACCATTGTCGGCAATGCTAAATCCATGCGGATCGTGGCTGAGCAGATTGTCCAGGTTGCTGATTCCCAAGCAACTGTCCTCATCACGGGAGAGACCGGTACGGGCAAGGGGCTGCTGGCCGAAGAAATTCATTACCGCAGCCCCCGGCGGGATCAGCCGCTGGTACGGCTTAACTGCGGGGCAATTCCTGAAAATCTGGTGGAAAGTGAACTGTTCGGGCACCAAAAAGGCGCATTTACCGGCGCTGTGGAGCAGCGGATTGGTAAATTCGAGATGGCTCAGAAAGGTACCATCTTTCTTGACGAGATCGGAGAGCTGCCCCTCGCCTCGCAGGTTAAGCTTCTCAGGGTTCTTGAAGAGCGGGAGTTTGAGCGAGTGGGCGGAGGTAGAACCATCAAAACCGATGCCCGCATCATTGCGGCCACCAATCGGGATCTGGAGCAGGAGGTTGCCGTCGGCCGCTTTCGCTCAGATCTCTACTATCGTTTGAGTGTGTTTCCTATCCATCTGCCGCCCCTGCGGGAGCGGGGGGCCGACATTATCCTGCTGGCCGATTATTTTGTCCAAAGGCTGGGGGAGAAGCTTGGCAAGAACATTACCAGGATTGATTCCTCTGCGCTTGATCTGTTGATTTCCTACCACTGGCCGGGCAACGTGCGGGAGCTGCAGAATTGTCTTGAAAGGGCGGCATTACTGGCAACTGACGGAATAATTTATGGCTACCTGCTGCCACCTTCCCTGCAGGCTGGTTCCGGTGGCGAACACGTGGCTGATGCCGGTGATACATTTCAGGCTATGGTGCGGGCCTACGAAACAACGTTGATTATCGAATCCCTGAAAAAAAGCAAAGGGAATCAAACAAAAGCGGCAAAAATTTTGGGTACCAGCAAGCGGGTTATCCAATATAAAATCCAGCAGTATGGTATCGACTATCGGAAATATCGCGGGGTGAATGTGTGA
- a CDS encoding P-II family nitrogen regulator → MKLIIAYIQPHKLTDVKQSLYEADITKMSVTNSLGCGQQMGFTESYRGVEREINLLKKLRLEIAVNDAFVKQAVDAIIDGARTGEIGDGKIFVTNLEECYRIRTGETGAEAIG, encoded by the coding sequence ATGAAACTGATTATCGCCTACATTCAGCCCCACAAACTGACCGATGTCAAACAGTCCCTCTATGAAGCGGATATCACCAAAATGTCGGTAACCAATTCTCTCGGCTGCGGTCAGCAGATGGGCTTTACCGAAAGCTACCGCGGTGTGGAGCGGGAGATCAACCTGCTGAAAAAACTTCGCCTGGAGATTGCCGTCAATGATGCCTTTGTAAAGCAGGCAGTAGATGCAATCATCGACGGTGCCCGAACAGGGGAAATCGGTGACGGCAAGATCTTTGTCACCAACCTGGAAGAATGCTATCGCATCCGCACCGGAGAAACCGGGGCCGAGGCTATTGGCTAG